DNA sequence from the Ramlibacter agri genome:
GTGAATGGCGGACCGCTGCGCGGCCACCGGGTGGTGGAACTGTGTTCGACGATCGCCGGGCCGGTGTGCGCGCGGCTGCTCGCCGACTTCGGCGCCGAGGTGATCAAGATCGAGTCGCGCGAGGGCGATCCCGGCCGCAACTTCGGCGCGCAAGTGGAGGGCGTGTCCCTCTACGGCAGCTCCATGTACCGCAATAAGCGCGCGATCGTGCTGGACCTGAAGACGCCCGAAGGCCGCGACATCGCGCTGAAGCTGCTGGACAAGGCCGACGTGCTGGTGGAGAACTTCCGCCCCGGCGTGCTGGACCGCCTCGGGCTCGGCGAGGCCGTGCTGCGCGAGCGCAATCCCGGCCTGGTCACGGTGCGCATCAGCGGTTATGGCCAGACCGGCCCCTACCGGGACCTGCCCGGCTACGGCGCGATCTGCGAGGCCGTGGCCGGCGTGCGCCACATGACGGGCGACCCCGACCGGCCGCCGGCGCGCTGCGCCTTGCCCACCACCGACTACCTGACCGCGGTCTACGCGGCCTTCGGCACGATGATGGCGCTGTACGAGCGCACCCGCAGCGGCAAGGGCCAGATGATCGACGTGGCGCTGTACGAAAGCGCCTTCTCGCAGATGGAGGAGGTCGTCACGGCCTACGAGCCCACCGGCAGCGTCCCGATGCGCCAGGGACCGCGGCTGATGAACACCGCGCCGAACAGCCTCTATCCCACCAGCGACGAGCACTGGGTGCTGATCGCGGCCAACAACGACGCCATCTTCCGCCGCCTCGCCGCGATCATGGGGCATCGGGAATGGGCGACCGACCCGCGCTACGCCACCCAGCGGGCCCGCGGCGAGCGGGTGCAGGAGGTCGACGACCTGGTGAGCGCCTGGACGCGCGAGCGCAGCGCCGCCGAGGTGCGGCGCTTGCTGGACGAGGCCGAGGTGCCGGTCGCCCCGGTCTACACCATCGCCGACATCTTCGAGGACCAGCACTACCGCGCCCGCGAGATGCTGATGCGCATCCCGCATCCGAAGCTGGGCGAGGTGACGATGGCCGGCGTGGTGCCGAAGCTGTCGCGGACGCCGGGGCAGGTGGTGAAGGCGGGTCCCGGCGTCGGCGAAGACACGCGCGAGGTGCTGGTGCAGGACCTCGGCCTGAGCGCCGCGGAGGTCGACCGGCTCGAGCGCGCGGGCGCCGTCTGGTGCGGCGCCGGCGAGCACCCCATGCCGGCCTCCAGCCAGGCCGCGGCCGGTTGAAGCGGGAGGGCCCATGTTCCACAAAGTCATGGTCGCCAACCGCGGCGCGGTCGCCGCGCGGGTGCTGCGGGCGCTGAAGTCGCTCGGCATCCGCAGCGTGGCCGTCTACTCCGAAGCGGATGCCGGCCTGCCCTATCTCGCGCTCGCCGACGAGACCTGTGCCATCGGCGAGTCCGATCCCCGCGCCAGCTACCTCAACGCCGACCGCCTGCTGGAAGTGCTGCGCGAGAGCGGCGCCGACGGCGTGCATCCCGGCTACGGCTTCCTTTCCGAAAACGCTTCGTTCGCCGAGCGCGTCATGGCCAGTGGCGCCGGGTTCATCGGCCCCAGCCCGCGCTGGATCGCAGCGATGGGCCACAAGACGCGGGCGCGCGACTTGATGGCAATGCATGGCATGCCCATGGGCAAGAGCTCGGCGCTGCTGGACGAAGACGAGGCCCGCACCCTGGCCGAGGCCGCAGGCGTGGGCTACCCGGTGCTGGTGAAGCCCGCAGGCGGCGGCGGCGGCATCGGCATGCTGCCCGCCCGCAATGGCGAGGAACTGCTGAAGGCCGTGGCCCAGGCGCGCTCGCTCGCGCAGCGCAGCTTCGGCAACGCGGAGCTGTACCTGGAGCGGCTGGTGGAGCGTCCGCGCCACGTCGAATTCCAGGTGCTGGCGGACCGGCACGGCAACGTGCGCCACCTGTTCGAGCGCGATTGCTCGGTGCAGCGCCGGCACCAGAAGGTGATCGAGGAAGCGGGCGCGCCGCGCATCCCGCGCGCGCAGCTGGCGGAAACCGCCGCCACCATCACTGGCATCCTGGCGAAGCTGGGTTACGACGTGATCGGCACGGTGGAGACGCTGTACGACCCGGCCGCCGGCGGCTTCGGCTTCCTGGAGATGAACACGCGGCTGCAGGTGGAACACGCGGTGACCGAGGAGGTGACGGGCATCGACCTCGTCGCTTCGCAGGTGCGGCTGGCCTGGGGCGAGCGGCTGGACGCCGTGCTGCCCCCGGAAATCGCCATGAACGGCCACGCCGTCGAAGCGCGCGTCTACGCCGAGGACCCGGTGCGCTTCTTCCCCTCGCCGGGCCTGCTGTCCACGCTGGAACTGCCGCAGGGCGAAGGCATCCGCGTGGAGACCGGCTATGCCCAGGGCTGCCGCGTCACCCCGTTCTACGACCCGATGATCGCGAAGGTGATCGCGCGCGGCGCCACGCGCAGCGAGGCCATCGCGCGGCTGGACGCCGCGCTGGAAGCCACCCTGGTCCAGGGCGTGAAGAGCAACATCCCTTTCGTCCGGCAGGTGCTGGCGAGTCCCGAATTCCAGGCCGGCGACGTCCACACGGGCCTGGGCGCAGAAGTGTTGGCACGCGCCAAGGCCGCCGCCTTGGCCACCGCATGAGGAGAACAGTGAACATGGCACGCATTGAAGTGAAGGCCGAAGTGACCGGCAAGGTGTGGAAGATCCTCGTCCCCGTGGGCGCCCGCGTGGACGCGGACGAGCCGGTGATGGTGGTCGAGTCCATGAAGATGGAGATCCCCGTCATCAGCGAGGAAGGCGGCACGGTCGTCGAATTGCGCGTGGGCGAGGGCGAGGCCGTCGAGGACGGGCAGGTCGTCGCGATCGTGGAGC
Encoded proteins:
- a CDS encoding CaiB/BaiF CoA transferase family protein, which produces MMKQDDKVNGGPLRGHRVVELCSTIAGPVCARLLADFGAEVIKIESREGDPGRNFGAQVEGVSLYGSSMYRNKRAIVLDLKTPEGRDIALKLLDKADVLVENFRPGVLDRLGLGEAVLRERNPGLVTVRISGYGQTGPYRDLPGYGAICEAVAGVRHMTGDPDRPPARCALPTTDYLTAVYAAFGTMMALYERTRSGKGQMIDVALYESAFSQMEEVVTAYEPTGSVPMRQGPRLMNTAPNSLYPTSDEHWVLIAANNDAIFRRLAAIMGHREWATDPRYATQRARGERVQEVDDLVSAWTRERSAAEVRRLLDEAEVPVAPVYTIADIFEDQHYRAREMLMRIPHPKLGEVTMAGVVPKLSRTPGQVVKAGPGVGEDTREVLVQDLGLSAAEVDRLERAGAVWCGAGEHPMPASSQAAAG
- a CDS encoding acetyl-CoA carboxylase biotin carboxylase subunit, with product MFHKVMVANRGAVAARVLRALKSLGIRSVAVYSEADAGLPYLALADETCAIGESDPRASYLNADRLLEVLRESGADGVHPGYGFLSENASFAERVMASGAGFIGPSPRWIAAMGHKTRARDLMAMHGMPMGKSSALLDEDEARTLAEAAGVGYPVLVKPAGGGGGIGMLPARNGEELLKAVAQARSLAQRSFGNAELYLERLVERPRHVEFQVLADRHGNVRHLFERDCSVQRRHQKVIEEAGAPRIPRAQLAETAATITGILAKLGYDVIGTVETLYDPAAGGFGFLEMNTRLQVEHAVTEEVTGIDLVASQVRLAWGERLDAVLPPEIAMNGHAVEARVYAEDPVRFFPSPGLLSTLELPQGEGIRVETGYAQGCRVTPFYDPMIAKVIARGATRSEAIARLDAALEATLVQGVKSNIPFVRQVLASPEFQAGDVHTGLGAEVLARAKAAALATA
- a CDS encoding acetyl-CoA carboxylase biotin carboxyl carrier protein subunit; its protein translation is MARIEVKAEVTGKVWKILVPVGARVDADEPVMVVESMKMEIPVISEEGGTVVELRVGEGEAVEDGQVVAIVER